The Prosthecobacter dejongeii genome contains a region encoding:
- a CDS encoding septal ring lytic transglycosylase RlpA family protein encodes MFCRWFLCLSMLALVSCASRPPAHREQGWASYVADQYTGRPTSSGEIYYPQAYTAAHTTLPFGTVVTVKNMLNGRTVNVTVNDRFPYYQGRVINLSSAAAQQIGIPYMQMGQVEVTAQTVARGNYGAPAQPQYGGYAQQPAYSPRPAAPPSYSPQPAYGGYTPQPTTPSYSAPAATYQVQQPAGGAPNAPGFNGTSSTPPGLKTF; translated from the coding sequence ATGTTTTGTCGCTGGTTTCTCTGTCTCTCCATGCTGGCCCTGGTCAGTTGCGCCTCACGTCCACCTGCCCACAGGGAGCAGGGCTGGGCCTCCTATGTCGCAGACCAATACACCGGACGACCTACCTCTTCAGGTGAGATCTATTATCCACAAGCTTACACCGCTGCCCACACCACCTTGCCCTTTGGCACCGTGGTGACGGTGAAAAACATGCTCAATGGCCGCACGGTGAATGTCACCGTCAATGATCGCTTTCCCTATTATCAGGGACGTGTGATCAATCTCTCCAGCGCCGCTGCCCAGCAGATCGGCATCCCCTACATGCAGATGGGTCAGGTGGAGGTCACGGCTCAAACGGTGGCTCGAGGAAACTACGGCGCCCCAGCCCAGCCACAGTATGGGGGCTATGCCCAGCAGCCCGCTTACTCCCCACGGCCTGCGGCACCTCCATCTTACTCGCCACAGCCTGCCTACGGGGGCTACACCCCGCAGCCCACCACCCCCTCTTACTCAGCTCCCGCTGCCACTTACCAAGTGCAGCAACCCGCAGGCGGTGCCCCTAACGCACCTGGATTTAACGGAACCAGCAGCACC